The DNA region ggaaccTGAGTACAAAGCAAAgcagatttttttactttattcatcTTAGTTTTTTGCCGTgttctctttcacaacatgactaatatggaaatatgttttgcatgactctacATATATAActtttatcaaattgcttatattcttaataaagggggagggaatttaaaaattttttttaaatgaagcttaaaattgtttttacaaaaagttggaaaaagaaactattaaagagaagagaaaaaagaatgataTCTGAGTTACAAAAACTGTCCTGGAAGAGTAAGGCAATACTTCTCTGAGATTCTAAGAATCTCTTCCCTGTAGCAGGAGTGGGTAACctatagcctcaaggccacgtggccctctaggtcctcaagtgtggccctttgactgatccaaacttcacagaaccaatcCCCTTAATCgaaggatttgttccataaaacttgaactcagtcagaaggccacacttgaggacctagagggccacatgtggcctcgaggttgcaggttccccacccctgctctagagagTCAGTATTCCCACAAAGCTAAGGAGAATAATGATGGAAGTGCTTCGAATGATAAATATACTGTAGTCTTTCCGTGGTCGGAGAATATCTGAAGAGGGGTGTTCAGTTCTCAGATCCCATGTTTTAGGACAGACATTGACAAACTAGAATGAAGGCAGAGGAGGACAGCCAGTATAGGGATGGTATTCAAAACCACATCATCGAAAGTTCAACAGAAGAAGCTGGAGATATTTAGCCAGAAGATAAGACTTAGGAAAGCTATGACCTCtttcttcaactatttgaaggaTTGTGACATGGAAGGCAGATTAATTCAATCTGCTGAGTCCCAGAGGGGAGACCTAGAATAAAGTGACAAGAGTCCAGAAGAGGTAGATTTTAGCTCATTATAAGGTAAAATATCTTAATAATCAAAATGGTCCCCTCTGAGATAGGGAGATCAGCATTCCTGGAGGTTTTCAAACAAAGAGGGCCTTTAGTTGGGAACTTTGCAAAGATTATTGCTAATCTGTGCAGTAGTTATGGGcgactagatggctcagtggatagagcgttggacctagagtcagaaagactcttcttcctgatttcaaatgtggcctcagacacttactagctgtgtgacctgggcaattcactcaatttcctcatctgtaaaatgagctggagaataaaatggcaaaacattccagtatctttgccggagaaaccccaagtggagtgaaacaactgaacaacaaatggaGCAGTGAGGTTAGATAAGCCATCTAGAATGGCCCCCATGTGAGGGCAGGAAAAATGAGGAGCACGGTCTTTGAGGTATACTCCCCAATTCACTGAATCTTGCCTCTGCTTTCCCCATCCCACTATTGTCCTCCATATGATCCATACTACCCCCTTCACTCTCTCATTCCCCTCGGGTCACCCTAACCTTTTAGGGGAGAATCTATTAACCAACTCATCACTGGAGAGAACAGTAAGGGACACCTATAAGTTTAataagaatacaaaaataaaataatttcttttcctcttcctctacctTTCTCTCTAACCACTTGTCTCCCCCACTCTCTTAACTCCTCAAGGCATAAGAAATAATTACCACCCAGTCACTAAGTATTCCAGTTGGAAATTACTTTAGAgatctttccattacattcataaattcTGTTGGGTACCTACTCTGTTCAAGACCTTGTGCTGGAAATAGAGAGATGAAAAATaacatggtccctgtcctcagtgGGGCTCACATTTTAATAAGGAGCATATGACATGTAGACAGATGAGTAGAAGACAGGGTAGAGCAAAATGGGTACAAAGGGCCACAGGTGGCGTGgcacagcagaaagaacactggaagcagtcagaggacatgggtttgaatcccagatctgccACCTATATACACCCCttgttgccttgggcaagtcatgtaacctctgaactagagtttccttatctgataAAACAGAGGGATTGGAGTCGATGGTCTCTGTaggttcttccagctctaagtctatgctCCTATGAGATACGCAAAGTGATCCAAGGAGATTTACTTTAGTCCAACATATCTCAtttgacggatgaggaaactgagcccagctATGGGAAAATATTTGGCCAAAGTCAAACATTACTAAACATCAGAGCTAGAGCTCCAAtccaggatttctttttttttcaaactttaagattttttatttttagtttacaacactcagttcaatatgattttgagttccagattttcttccccccccccaccccacttcctccccaaggcggcatggaatccaatatatcttttacatataacttcacattgaacttatttacacaatagtcaagttgtaaagaagaattatgaccaatggaatgaatcatgagaaaaaagaaacaaaacaaaaaaaaaaagaagaatgaaaaaccaaggggaaaaaatggagagcaaacagtgagcctcaatctgcgttcagactccatagttctttctctggatgtagatagctctctccatcgtgagtcctttgaagttgtctttgcaccttgtattgctgagaagagcaaagtctatcagggttagtcatcacagaatccatatatctgtggttgtgtataatgttctcctggttctgctctgttcgctcagcattatatcgtgtaggtttttccaggttattatgaagtctgtatcatctccatttcttatagcacaatagtattccattaccttcatataccacaacttgttcagccattccccagttgatgggcatccccttgatttccaattctttgctactacaaaaagagcttgctataaatatttttatacatatgggtccttttcccacttgtgtgatctctttgggatacaaccctagaagtggtattgctgggtcaaagggtatgaacatttttatagccctttgggcatagttctaaactgctctccagaatggctggatcagttcacaactccaccagcaatgtaacaacgttccaattttcccacatcctctccagcatctatcattttcctgttttgtcattttagccaatctgacaggagagatgtggtacctaagagttgttttgatttgtatttctctaatcaatagtgatttcgagcattttttcttatgcctatagacatctttaatttcttcctctgaaaactgcctgttcatatactttgagcATTTTAATCCAGAATTTCTTACTCATAGCCAATGAATGCCCTTCCCATGAAGCTACACTCCACTTCGGAGCAGTGAAAGGGTGAGAAAGGATCACCTACACAGTTTTCTGTGCTGGTTCTTTGGAAGTTTCTGTAACTTCAATCCAGGCCGGGTCTAAGGCTAGAAAAGAGAGTTTCCAGACCATCTGTCCCAATCTCCAACAGAATTCTGATTCCTTTTTGCCTGTGCCTCCAGTATGCTATCAAAGATTGTTGAGGGGGAAGGGGTAAAGATAAATTCCCCATGTAAAGAAATTATTGGGCAAATGAACATATTTGGTGCGAGATCGAATTCACCCAAAAGAGTCACTGTATATTTCAAAACAACATATTTGGTAAATATACACCTGTTTTCTAAGAGAAAACTGCATTGCATTGCAAAAGTCAAAAGATTCCAAACTGACAGGACTCTAGCTCTGCTAGAGAATCCTGGGGAGGAGTTTTAGTTCATATTATAGTTAATAGTTCATATTATTTACAAAcaatatttttcatattatttattcgggcagcaaggtggcacagtggattgagtgccaagcctgaagtcaagaagattcatatttctgagttcaaatctggcctcagacactagctgcatgaccctgggctagtcacttaacctgatttgcctcagtttcctcagttgtaaaatcagctggagaaagaaatggcaaaccactccagtatctttgccaagaaaaccacaaatgccgttacaaagagctggacacaactgaaacgattaaacaacagcaaaaattatTTACAAGGTGATTTCCttaaaacaatcctgggaagtaggtcaTGCAAATACATAATATTAGCCCCTTTTAtggtgatttacccagggtaacATGGCCattgtatgtcagaggcaggacttgaacccaggttttcctggctgtGAAGGCCAGCTATATGGTAGAACCACAATAATGCTGACTCAGCAATACATGTCTTTAAAAGTAGTAAATTCCCAGTAACCAGAGATGTTCAAGAACAGGCTGGGGGTATCATCAAGGGAAAACTTGTGTTGGTCAGGAGGTTAAACCAGATGACCCATGAGGCCGCTTCTAGCTCTGAGAACCAACAATCTCAGAGGAAGACAGGAACTTGCAGTGATACCTCAGAATAAAGAAGGCTAGATCTCAGGTTGGACCCATTTTGATTGTGGGGAATATGTAGTCCTTTGCAGAGTCCAGTGAAGCAGGAAGTTGGGAAGACACTTTGGTGGGCAGTGACAGAGAGTGAATTGGCCGATAGGCCATTAGAGAAAGATAGGtccagactctctctctctctcatataatCTTACCCAGTCCTCTTCAACTTCTGGACCAACAAGCCCAGACAGAGGAAAACCAGAGTGAGTACTATCTTTTCCTCTGGATCAGTTTCTATGAGCTCGTAGAAAGAATTGgccatctccctccttcccttccctcacgcAGCCTTGCCCAGGCTCACCCTGCATCCAGCCTTCACCTCTTTCAACCAGCCTCCCAATATCTCAACCTTTCTCATCCATTCACCCATTTTAACCCCCAGATGCACACTTCCTTGCCCAACTTCACCTAACCTCACCtcacctcttctccttcctctgctttTCTTCCATTTGCTTCCCTTCCCCAACCTCACTCTGGGTCATCCAGTCTTGCCCTGCTTCATTCAGCCTCACACCATCTTCGCCAGCCAATCAAAACTTTATTCTCCCTCACCCTGTCTCATGTCCCGCCAAATTCATGCCATCTCCATGCCCTTCTCACCTTCAATTTTCTTCATTCAACCCCTCCATCCTTGAACAACTTCATCCAGTGTCACTCAGCTTCAGTCTACCATACCCAACCTCATGCAATCTTCCTCATCTTTACCTCATTCCATTCTCCCTCATCACCTACCTATGCTAATGTTACCGGCATCCTTCCAGCATGTTTCCCCTTCTCGTCACTCTCCTCAGACCTCAATCCGCCTTACCCAGGATTATCCTACTTCCCTCAAATTCATCCCTCCTTcacctttcccccttctttactattcttcttccaaatttccttctccTTGCACATATTCACCCAGATTTATCCCACCTTACCCAATATCACCAAGTTTAACTACTCCTTATCACACCCACCCCTTCCTCATCACACCTCACTCAACTTTATCTGACATCCCACTTTACCCAGCACCCAGTCTTGTCATTCCTCTCTCAATCTCGTGTCTACTCACATGACTTAACcccacatcatcatcatccctttcccaagaaaacccaagCCTTGATGATGGGCAGGGAGGGTTCCATCCCCATTCATATGTTTTGGCACAATGAAAACATATTATTGCCCTCTCTTCGTGTTCCTTTAACTTCATCCTCAGAATCTATTAAGCATATGTGTTCTTGGCTTGCTTGCTGAGGGACCTGGTCATGTTTGGCAAGTAAGAGCAGCACAAGCTATGACCCCCAACTATGAAACAGAGCAACTCAATTATGGGTTAGACTAAAAGAAAATAGATCTGGCAAATTGTTCCAGGTCTATAGGGGCctttgctgggggtggggaatctgagtTCTAAAACTATTACCccaaaatatccattttcccaaCCCAACAGTCCTTCCATCCAGCCCAAGTTTCCATAACTTAACCCCAATCCTCCAGAGCAATTAGCATGGGAAGTCCAAGAGAAAGCTCAAGGAGAAGAGACAACTTTTCTGTGGATAAGTTTTTTCAGAGCCCCCTTCAGATCTCTGTTGCGCAGGCTGTAGATGAAGGGGTTCAGCATGGGCGTGACTACTGTGTACATCACAGCAGAAGCTTTATCCTTCACAGTTGTGCAGATAGAGGAGGGGCTGAGGTACACCCCAATGGTGGTCCCATAAAGAAGTGCCACTACAGAGAGGTGGGAGCTGCAAGTGGAGAAAGCTTTCTTCCTGCCCCCTGCAGAAGGGACCTTTAGAATAGCCACGACAATTCGGGCATAGGAAGCAAGGAGGCAGAGGAAGGGTGTGACGATCACCAACCCACCCACAATGAGTACCAAGACCTTGTTGACTGTAGTGTCAGAGCAGGACAGCCGGAGCAGTGGTGTGAGGTCACAGAAGAAATGAGGGAGCTCAGTACTGGCACAGAAGTTCAAGCGAGACACGAGGAGGGTGTGTGCCAGAGAAATCACAACGGAGAAAGCCCAGGGCAAACCTACCATCAAACCACAGACACGTGGGCTCATGATTGTTGTGTAGTGCAGTGGATGACAGATGGCCACAAAGCGGTCATAGGCCATCACAGTGATCAAGATGCTGTCTACAAttccaaaaaaatggaaaaagtacaTCTGTGTCAGGCAACAAACATAGGAGATGGACTTACTCTTGGACTGAATGTTTGCCAACATCTTTGGGATGGTATTAGTGGCCAGACAGAGGTCAACAAAGGAGAGGTTGGAGAGGAAGAAGTACATAGGAGTGTGGAGGTGTGAATCAGAACCAATGGCCAGGATGATCAGCAGGTTCCCCGTCAGAATGATGAGGTACATGCACAGGAATATTGCAAAGAGGAGAGGCTGCTGTTCAGGCTTGTCTGAAAGTCCCAGGAGGAAGAATTCTTCAGCATTTGTTTTATTCCCTAGTTCCATgtatctggagaaagaaagggtggATTATAATTCCATCACTAGGAGCCTTCAAGCAACAGGAGAATGACTGCCATCAAGGGGACTGTAGCAGTAGGTAATAAGTTGTATTAGATACACACGAATGGGCTTTAGCTGGAAATTTTGTCTCTGTGAATGTAACCTCAGTTTCCATGAGCATTTTGAGCTGATATTTCATACATTACACTCATATTTAGCTTTGGGTTCTCTAAACAGCCCAGacctttttcacatgaactatgTCTGCTACACTTCCCCCTTGCTGTACTTTGTAATTAATGCTTTGCACTCAAATGCAAAACCGTGAGATTGTTGAATCCCTACAAAATTGTATCACAATCAGCCCTGTTTTCAGataatctctgagatccctttcacctTTAAGAACTCACAACTAAGACCAATGGGAAGAAGTTACAGAGTACTAAACACAGTATTCTGGATGTGATCTGAGGGGCACTGTCACTAGTTTAGACACTAGCTTGCATTGCAATAGTTGTCTTAGCCACCATATCACTCTGTTTCATATTTTGTATTTCACTAAATTCATATTCAGACcactaaaatgtttttttttcttttcagaattccTCTTTAGCCAAACTGTTCTTGGGAAGTCCATTTTTTTAgcccaaatgtaagactttacatttatgcctattaaatttcatctggtttggaaaatggtagggcaaaaactgggcatagaccaatatcttacaccatataccaaaataaagtc from Trichosurus vulpecula isolate mTriVul1 chromosome 1, mTriVul1.pri, whole genome shotgun sequence includes:
- the LOC118833630 gene encoding olfactory receptor 24-like, which produces MELGNKTNAEEFFLLGLSDKPEQQPLLFAIFLCMYLIILTGNLLIILAIGSDSHLHTPMYFFLSNLSFVDLCLATNTIPKMLANIQSKSKSISYVCCLTQMYFFHFFGIVDSILITVMAYDRFVAICHPLHYTTIMSPRVCGLMVGLPWAFSVVISLAHTLLVSRLNFCASTELPHFFCDLTPLLRLSCSDTTVNKVLVLIVGGLVIVTPFLCLLASYARIVVAILKVPSAGGRKKAFSTCSSHLSVVALLYGTTIGVYLSPSSICTTVKDKASAVMYTVVTPMLNPFIYSLRNRDLKGALKKLIHRKVVSSP